From Toxorhynchites rutilus septentrionalis strain SRP chromosome 2, ASM2978413v1, whole genome shotgun sequence, a single genomic window includes:
- the LOC129771735 gene encoding uncharacterized protein LOC129771735 codes for MFGITALPRCFCMRPAIFVYQNLYATKSAARNKPKTENFKSYEDLGKMKQTVFREHSDEEGLGPIPYVNECAKMGEYKNPEYFSYHNYTYYDFHMGCECMHQPQPSALEEKDLVHMTRRTCCDAMEIRTDQMCAPPTCTVDCMKEKALLVDDKPSKEEIALQPATEIVLSDIKIYSESQSNQDKKCAEEDAAEKSVDSAQKDDGKPK; via the exons ATGTTCGGAATAACTGCGTTGCCTAGATGCTTTTGCATGAGGCCAGCGATTTTCGTCTACCAA AATTTATATGCAACTAAATCAGCGGCTAGAAATAAACCCAAGACGGAGAACTTTAAATCGTACGAGGATttgggaaaaatgaaacaaactgTTTTCAGGGAACATTCCGATGAAGAG GGCTTGGGACCGATCCCCTACGTGAACGAATGTGCTAAAATGGGAGAGTACAAAAATCCGGAATATTTTTCCTATCACAACTACACGTATTACGATTTTCACATGGGCTGCGAGTGTATGCATCAACCTCAGCCTAGCGCTCTCGAGGAAAAAGATTTGGTCCATATGACGCGCAGAACTTGTTGTGACGCCATGGAAATTCGAACGGATCAGATGTGTGCTCCACCCACTTGCACTGTTGATTGCATGAAGGAGAAAGCTCTTCTGGTTGATGATAAACCATCGAAGGAGGAGATAGCCCTGCAACCAGCTACGGAAATCGTCCTGAGTGATATAAAGATTTATTCAGAAAGCCAGTCGAACCAAGATAAAAAATGTGCTGAAGAAGATGCAGCGGAAAAATCAGTCGATTCTGCGCAAAAAGATGATGGCAAACCCAAATGA
- the LOC129770422 gene encoding DBF4-type zinc finger-containing protein 2 homolog, which produces MCDPCCDAICGPCGPCGPCGPCGPCGPCAPCGPCGPCGPCGPCGPCGPCGPCGPCGPCGPCGPCGPCGPCGPCGPCGPCAPCGPCDPCREPRNMTAGQLACIPQCPTGCPPPTCGPRFVTVQQPPRLVAQKKVINCTRTVIDKHVLPQTKAIVEPKLIYQPKTIIEPCVIFKKRVVPEPKVVYYSRVVPDPKVVCNQRTIVEPKEYCTTMVCQPKPQIVPVPPAKEYCCVSSGTTFFNNACCPPTPGPICPPKYC; this is translated from the exons ATGTGCGATCCGTGCTGCGATGCAATTTGCGGACCGTGTGGGCCATGCGGACCTTGTGGTCCGTGCGGGCCATGTGGACCGTGCGCACCTTGTGGTCCATGTGGCCCTTGCGGACCATGTGGACCTTGCGGGCCCTGTGGTCCTTGCGGGCCCTGTGGTCCTTGCGGACCTTGCGGACCTTGCGGACCTTGTGGACCTTGTGGACCTTGTGGACCTTGTGGACCATGC GGACCTTGCGCACCGTGTGGGCCATGTGATCCATGCCGGGAGCCACGTAACATGACAGCTGGTCAGCTAGCCTGTATACCCCAGTGTCCAACGGGATGTCCACCACCGACATGCGGCCCACGGTTTGTCACCGTTCAACAGCCGCCCCGACTGGTGGCCCAGAAAAAAGTTATCAACTGTACACGAACCGTAATCGACAAGCACGTTTTACCACAAACGAAAGCAATAGTGGAACCCAAGCTCATCTACCAACCTAAAACCATCATCGAACCGTGTGTTATATTCAAGAAACGTGTGGTGCCGGAACCGAAAGTCGTCTACTACAGTCGAGTGGTCCCAGACCCGAAGGTTGTTTGCAATCAGCGGACTATCGTCGAACCGAAAGAGTACTGCACTACGATGGTTTGCCAGCCGAAGCCACAAATCGTACCAGTTCCACCAGCTAAAGAGTACTGCTGCGTTTCGTCCGGTACCACATTCTTCAACAATGCTTGCTGTCCGCCTACTCCCGGACCAATTTGTCCCCCCAAATACTGCTAG